The Methanofervidicoccus sp. A16 genome has a segment encoding these proteins:
- a CDS encoding uL15 family ribosomal protein: MIRKRRKIRKLRGSRTCGYGSHKKHRGAGNRGGRGMAGGHKHKWIHIVKYKPDHFGKYGFTRHPSLVKELRTINLGEIDELVHKNRDMFKVEDGKIVVDVTELNYEKVLGKGKISCPMIIKAIEFSEKAKEKIESAGGEPVEL; the protein is encoded by the coding sequence ATGATAAGAAAACGTAGAAAGATCAGAAAGTTAAGGGGCAGTAGAACCTGTGGATACGGATCCCACAAGAAACACAGAGGAGCTGGAAACAGAGGAGGTAGAGGAATGGCAGGAGGACACAAACACAAGTGGATCCATATTGTAAAGTATAAACCAGATCACTTTGGAAAGTATGGATTCACAAGACATCCATCCCTCGTTAAAGAGTTAAGGACTATAAACTTAGGAGAGATCGATGAACTGGTACATAAGAATAGAGACATGTTTAAGGTAGAGGATGGAAAGATCGTCGTAGATGTAACAGAACTTAACTACGAGAAGGTTTTAGGAAAGGGTAAGATATCCTGTCCAATGATAATAAAGGCGATAGAGTTCTCAGAGAAGGCTAAGGAAAAAATAGAGTCTGCAGGTGGGGAACCTGTTGAGTTGTAA
- a CDS encoding 50S ribosomal protein L22, with translation MGKLKYKIKTDPNKTTRAMGRALRISRKHAVEICREIKGMKLDEAMRYLRRVIELKQVVPFKRHGKEVGHKKGKYGWGAGRYPQKAAREILKVLENAKSNAEYKGLNVDKLRIKHISSNKGFTIKRYMPRAYGRATPKFQETVHIQVILEEYQ, from the coding sequence ATGGGAAAGTTAAAGTACAAGATTAAAACTGATCCAAATAAAACTACAAGGGCTATGGGTAGGGCTCTCAGAATATCTAGAAAACATGCTGTAGAGATATGTAGGGAGATAAAGGGCATGAAACTTGATGAGGCCATGAGGTACCTAAGGAGGGTAATTGAGTTGAAACAGGTTGTTCCATTTAAGAGACATGGGAAAGAGGTAGGCCATAAGAAGGGTAAGTATGGCTGGGGTGCAGGGAGATATCCACAGAAGGCTGCAAGGGAGATACTGAAAGTCTTAGAGAATGCTAAGAGTAACGCAGAGTACAAGGGGTTAAATGTAGACAAACTTAGGATAAAACATATCTCCTCAAATAAAGGGTTTACTATAAAAAGATACATGCCAAGGGCCTACGGTAGGGCTACACCTAAGTTCCAGGAAACTGTACACATCCAGGTAATATTGGAGGAGTACCAATAA
- the rplX gene encoding 50S ribosomal protein L24 produces the protein MVALTRSKQPRKQRKALFNAPLHRRRQIMSAMLSKELKEKYKKNALPVRKGDVVRIMRGDFKNVEGEVLKVDYKSYRIHVEGAFIKKQNGKEVPYPIHPSNVMIVKLDESDEKRFRFLERNKK, from the coding sequence ATGGTAGCCCTAACAAGATCTAAACAACCAAGAAAACAGAGAAAGGCTCTATTTAATGCACCTCTCCATAGAAGACGCCAAATAATGTCTGCAATGCTCTCAAAAGAGTTGAAAGAGAAGTACAAAAAAAATGCCCTCCCTGTAAGGAAGGGAGATGTTGTAAGGATAATGAGAGGAGATTTTAAAAACGTTGAAGGAGAGGTTTTAAAGGTTGATTACAAGTCCTACAGGATACATGTAGAGGGGGCATTTATCAAAAAGCAGAATGGTAAAGAGGTACCTTATCCTATACATCCATCCAATGTAATGATTGTAAAGTTAGATGAATCGGATGAGAAAAGATTTAGATTCTTAGAGAGAAACAAAAAATAA
- a CDS encoding 50S ribosomal protein L14 — MRGIGSKITRALPNGARVICADNTGARELEIIAVKNYKGVARRLPAAGVGSMVIVSVKKGTPEMRKQVLPAIIIRQKKEYRRPDGTRVKFEDNAAVIVTPDGNPKGSEIKGPVAKEAAERWPGIARLARIIV; from the coding sequence ATGAGAGGTATTGGTTCAAAAATAACTAGGGCTCTACCAAATGGAGCGAGGGTAATATGTGCAGATAACACTGGAGCAAGGGAGTTGGAGATCATTGCAGTTAAGAATTACAAAGGTGTGGCAAGAAGGCTTCCTGCTGCAGGAGTAGGTAGTATGGTTATAGTTTCAGTTAAAAAGGGAACACCTGAGATGAGAAAACAGGTACTACCTGCTATAATAATCAGACAGAAGAAGGAGTATAGGAGACCAGATGGTACAAGAGTTAAATTTGAAGACAACGCCGCTGTAATAGTTACTCCAGATGGAAACCCAAAAGGTTCAGAGATAAAGGGACCTGTTGCAAAGGAAGCTGCCGAAAGGTGGCCTGGTATAGCAAGATTGGCTAGAATAATTGTATAA
- a CDS encoding 30S ribosomal protein S4e: protein MASKGSKKHLKRYPAPAKWKLPRKVKKFVTKPSPGPHSIENSLPLLLIVRDLLGYADNGREAKKIIKMGKILVDGVVRKDHKFPVGLMDILSIPDTGEDFLVLFDKKGRITLKKTDRNDMKLCKIRNKTVIKGGHIQLNLHDGRNQIVYVSDPTKAEEDVYKTGDTVILSIPEQKLLDHIPFEEGKLAYITGGKHIGDIARIISVEKRKLHPDIVTLETKDGEEFKTIKDYVFVVGDEEPVLSALKNL, encoded by the coding sequence ATGGCTAGTAAGGGATCTAAAAAACATCTTAAAAGATATCCTGCCCCAGCAAAGTGGAAACTTCCAAGAAAGGTTAAAAAGTTCGTTACTAAGCCTTCTCCTGGACCTCATTCTATAGAGAACTCCCTGCCTCTTCTGTTAATAGTAAGGGATCTCTTAGGTTATGCTGACAATGGAAGGGAGGCTAAGAAAATTATTAAAATGGGTAAGATACTTGTTGATGGGGTAGTTAGAAAGGACCATAAATTTCCCGTTGGATTGATGGATATACTCTCTATCCCAGACACTGGGGAAGATTTCTTAGTCCTATTTGACAAAAAAGGTAGAATAACTCTGAAGAAAACAGATAGAAATGACATGAAGTTATGTAAAATTAGAAACAAGACTGTAATAAAAGGGGGACATATTCAGTTAAATCTCCATGATGGTAGAAACCAGATTGTATACGTTTCAGATCCAACTAAGGCGGAAGAGGATGTTTATAAAACTGGCGATACAGTGATACTCTCTATCCCAGAGCAGAAGTTGTTGGATCATATTCCCTTTGAAGAGGGCAAATTGGCCTATATTACAGGAGGAAAGCATATTGGCGATATTGCAAGGATAATAAGTGTAGAGAAAAGAAAACTCCACCCAGACATTGTAACACTTGAAACAAAAGATGGAGAGGAGTTTAAAACTATTAAAGACTATGTATTTGTAGTAGGTGATGAGGAGCCTGTTCTATCTGCATTGAAAAACCTGTAA
- a CDS encoding 30S ribosomal protein S14 yields the protein MVEIEEKRQNQRVCKRCGRKVRGIIRKYGLYLCRQCFREVAPQLGFKKLD from the coding sequence ATGGTAGAGATTGAAGAGAAAAGGCAAAATCAGAGAGTATGTAAAAGATGTGGAAGGAAGGTAAGGGGAATAATTAGGAAGTACGGTTTGTATCTATGTAGGCAGTGTTTTAGAGAGGTGGCTCCTCAGTTAGGATTTAAAAAACTGGATTAA
- a CDS encoding 50S ribosomal protein L5: MSYLELWEKQPMCKPRIEKVTVNMGIGESGDRLLKGEKVLEELTGQKPVRTRAKQTNPAFGIRKKLPIGLKVTLRGKRAEEFLKNAFIAFKAAGKTLYSYSFDERGNFSFGIPEHIDFPGQKYDPEIGTFGMDVCVTLEKPGYRVKRRKISRSRIPKRHQVKKEEAIEYIKTTFNIDIVEEE, translated from the coding sequence ATGTCTTACTTGGAACTATGGGAAAAACAGCCTATGTGTAAACCGAGGATTGAGAAGGTTACAGTTAATATGGGAATAGGGGAAAGTGGAGATAGGTTGTTAAAAGGTGAAAAGGTCCTTGAAGAACTTACTGGACAGAAGCCTGTTAGAACCCGTGCTAAACAGACAAACCCAGCATTTGGTATAAGGAAGAAACTTCCAATAGGTTTGAAGGTTACACTGAGGGGTAAGAGGGCTGAAGAATTCTTAAAAAATGCATTTATCGCATTTAAAGCTGCTGGAAAAACTTTATACTCCTATTCCTTTGATGAGAGAGGTAACTTCTCCTTCGGTATTCCAGAACATATCGACTTCCCTGGACAGAAGTACGATCCTGAGATCGGTACCTTTGGGATGGATGTCTGTGTAACACTTGAAAAACCTGGATATAGGGTTAAAAGAAGGAAAATCAGTAGAAGTAGAATCCCAAAGAGACACCAGGTAAAGAAGGAGGAGGCTATTGAGTATATAAAAACAACCTTTAATATCGATATAGTGGAAGAAGAATAA
- a CDS encoding 50S ribosomal protein L18, whose protein sequence is MAHGAKYRVPFRRRREGKTDYRRRLRLLLSKKPRLVVRKSLNNIIVQIVEYDEKGDRVVVSAHTRELLKLGYKGHRGNLPAAYLVGYLIGKKALKKGYNEAILDIGLHGATKGAAVFAVLKGALDAGMDIPHGESILPDEERIRGEHIRRYAQLLKEEDEEKYKRQFSKYLENGLPPENLPEHFEEIKEKIEKL, encoded by the coding sequence ATGGCACATGGTGCTAAGTACAGAGTTCCCTTTAGAAGGAGAAGAGAGGGAAAAACAGATTACAGGAGGAGATTGAGACTTTTACTCTCAAAAAAACCTAGGCTTGTAGTTAGAAAATCCCTAAATAACATAATAGTTCAGATCGTAGAGTACGACGAGAAGGGAGATAGGGTTGTAGTCTCAGCCCATACAAGGGAACTTTTAAAATTAGGATACAAGGGACACCGTGGAAATCTACCTGCAGCCTATCTAGTAGGATACCTCATTGGTAAAAAGGCACTTAAGAAGGGATATAATGAGGCAATCTTGGATATAGGACTACATGGTGCTACAAAGGGGGCTGCAGTTTTTGCCGTACTTAAGGGTGCCCTAGATGCTGGGATGGATATACCTCATGGGGAGAGTATTCTCCCAGATGAGGAGAGAATTAGGGGAGAGCACATTAGGAGGTATGCCCAGTTGTTAAAGGAGGAGGACGAGGAGAAGTATAAGAGACAGTTTTCAAAGTACCTAGAAAATGGATTACCTCCTGAGAATCTACCTGAACACTTTGAGGAGATAAAAGAGAAAATAGAAAAATTATAA
- the rnp1 gene encoding ribonuclease P protein component 1: MITPYNILRHELIGLDVEIVEASNPSLVGVKGRVVDETRNTLIIEKSNGKEIVVPKDIAVFKFKLGDNKYVKVIGSLLIGRPEDRLKRKIKNIYPY; the protein is encoded by the coding sequence ATGATAACACCCTATAATATACTTAGACATGAGTTGATAGGGTTGGATGTAGAGATTGTAGAGGCATCCAACCCATCATTAGTAGGTGTAAAAGGTAGGGTTGTTGATGAAACGAGAAATACCCTCATTATAGAGAAGAGTAACGGTAAGGAGATAGTTGTACCTAAGGATATTGCAGTATTTAAATTTAAGTTGGGAGACAATAAGTACGTTAAGGTTATAGGTAGCCTTTTAATAGGCAGGCCAGAGGATAGGTTGAAAAGGAAAATTAAAAATATCTATCCCTACTAA
- the secY gene encoding preprotein translocase subunit SecY, with translation MEEFLRKIRPILEYIPEVKRPEREIPFKEKLKWTGIVLVLYFIMGTIDLYTGGAQIPPVFEFWQTVTASKIGTLITLGIGPIVTAGIIMQLLVGSEVIKLDLSNPENRALFQGLQKLLAIFLSFFEGALFVGAGAFGLLSPLMALILILQLAIGAILLIYLDEIVSRYGIGSGIGLFIAAGVSQTIFVGAFGPEGYFWKFIEAMIQGALGVALEFILPIIGTIIVFLVVVYAECLRVEIPLAHGRIRGAVGKYPIKFIYVSNLPVIFAAALFANVQLWGMFLEKMGFPILGHFVEGRAVDGIAYYFTTPYGISSVLSDPIHAIVYTILMVVFCIIFGVFWVETSGLDAKSMARRLGSLNMAIKGFRKSTKAIEQRLKRYIMPITVMSSAFIGLLAAGADFTGALGGGTGVLLTVSIVYRMYEQILQEQISELHPVLSKFLKK, from the coding sequence TTGGAAGAATTCCTCCGTAAAATAAGGCCTATTTTGGAGTATATTCCAGAGGTCAAGAGACCTGAAAGGGAGATACCCTTTAAAGAGAAGTTGAAGTGGACTGGAATAGTTCTGGTCCTCTACTTCATTATGGGAACTATAGATCTGTACACTGGGGGAGCCCAGATACCTCCAGTATTTGAATTCTGGCAGACTGTAACTGCCTCTAAGATAGGTACCTTGATCACCTTAGGTATTGGGCCTATTGTTACTGCAGGTATAATAATGCAGTTGTTAGTTGGATCGGAAGTTATAAAGTTGGATCTCTCCAACCCTGAAAATAGGGCTTTATTTCAAGGTTTACAAAAGTTACTTGCTATATTTCTATCTTTCTTTGAAGGCGCCCTATTCGTCGGTGCAGGTGCCTTTGGACTTTTATCTCCTTTAATGGCGTTAATACTGATCCTCCAACTAGCCATAGGTGCGATACTCCTTATATACCTCGATGAGATCGTCTCAAGGTACGGAATAGGTTCAGGTATAGGTCTCTTCATTGCAGCGGGGGTATCTCAGACAATATTCGTAGGTGCCTTTGGGCCAGAGGGTTATTTCTGGAAGTTTATAGAGGCTATGATCCAGGGAGCACTTGGAGTGGCGTTAGAGTTCATACTTCCAATAATAGGTACAATTATAGTATTCCTCGTTGTTGTATATGCAGAGTGTTTGAGGGTGGAGATACCTCTTGCCCATGGTAGGATAAGGGGTGCAGTAGGTAAGTATCCAATAAAGTTCATATACGTGTCCAACCTTCCAGTTATCTTTGCTGCAGCCCTATTTGCCAACGTCCAACTCTGGGGTATGTTCCTGGAGAAGATGGGGTTTCCTATCCTGGGACATTTTGTAGAGGGGAGGGCCGTAGATGGTATAGCCTACTACTTTACAACACCTTACGGTATATCAAGTGTCCTATCTGATCCTATCCATGCTATAGTGTATACTATCCTTATGGTTGTATTCTGTATAATATTTGGAGTATTCTGGGTGGAAACATCTGGTTTAGATGCTAAATCCATGGCTAGAAGACTTGGAAGCCTTAACATGGCTATAAAGGGATTTAGAAAGAGCACTAAAGCAATTGAGCAGAGGCTAAAAAGGTATATAATGCCAATTACTGTAATGAGTTCTGCCTTCATCGGATTACTTGCAGCTGGGGCAGACTTCACAGGAGCCCTTGGAGGAGGTACTGGAGTATTACTTACAGTCTCTATAGTCTATAGGATGTACGAGCAGATTCTCCAGGAACAGATTTCCGAGTTACATCCCGTACTTTCAAAGTTCCTGAAAAAATAA
- a CDS encoding 50S ribosomal protein L6, protein MPVAAVIRKEIEIPENVSVEINGDEVIVRSGDKELRRVLSYPNVTIKTEGNKVIVESLFPRKKHAAMVGTFAAHIKNMIKGVTEGFEYKLKIRYSHFPMKVTVKGNEVIIDNFLGEKHPRRAKILDGVTVKVSGEDIIVKGIDKEKTGQTAANIEQATKVKGRDIRVFQDGIYIVEKAGKTI, encoded by the coding sequence ATGCCAGTTGCTGCAGTTATTAGGAAGGAGATTGAGATACCAGAGAACGTATCTGTGGAGATCAACGGTGATGAGGTTATAGTGAGATCTGGAGATAAGGAGTTAAGGAGAGTACTTTCGTATCCAAACGTTACTATAAAAACAGAGGGGAACAAGGTAATTGTAGAGAGTTTATTCCCAAGGAAGAAACACGCCGCTATGGTAGGGACTTTTGCAGCCCATATTAAAAACATGATAAAGGGCGTAACAGAGGGGTTTGAATACAAGTTGAAGATAAGGTACTCTCACTTCCCTATGAAGGTTACTGTCAAAGGTAATGAGGTAATAATAGACAACTTCTTAGGTGAAAAACACCCGAGGAGGGCAAAGATCTTAGATGGTGTAACAGTTAAGGTCAGTGGTGAGGATATAATTGTAAAGGGGATAGATAAGGAGAAGACAGGGCAAACTGCTGCAAACATTGAACAGGCTACAAAGGTTAAAGGAAGGGATATTAGGGTATTCCAAGATGGTATCTACATCGTCGAGAAGGCTGGAAAAACGATCTAA
- a CDS encoding 30S ribosomal protein S8 codes for MSLMDPLANALNHLSNCERVGKKVVYIKPASKLIGRVLKVMQDNGYIGNFEYIEDGRGGIYKVELIGKINKCGAIKPRYAVKKNEFEKFEKRYLPAKGFGLLIVSTPEGLMTHEEAKTKGVGGRLISYVY; via the coding sequence ATGAGTCTAATGGACCCTCTTGCAAATGCATTAAACCATCTCTCCAACTGTGAGAGGGTGGGTAAAAAAGTAGTTTATATAAAACCAGCCTCTAAGTTGATAGGAAGAGTATTGAAAGTTATGCAGGATAACGGATATATTGGAAATTTTGAATACATAGAGGATGGTAGGGGAGGAATATATAAGGTGGAACTAATAGGTAAGATAAACAAGTGTGGTGCAATTAAACCGAGATACGCTGTTAAAAAGAACGAATTTGAAAAGTTTGAAAAGAGATACCTCCCTGCAAAGGGATTCGGTCTCTTAATTGTAAGTACTCCTGAGGGATTGATGACCCACGAGGAGGCTAAGACAAAGGGTGTTGGTGGTAGACTGATCTCCTACGTCTATTAA
- a CDS encoding 30S ribosomal protein S3: MIERVFIKEHVIEALVDEYLKNRLTRAGYSHMEMKKTPIGTRIIVYAERPGLVIGRRGRLVKELTETIAQEFGVENPQIEVKQVENPDLDPAIVAQKIASALERGMHFRRVAHAAVRRVMGAGAKGVVVIISGKLTGERARTEKFMEGYMKHCGEPSEDLVRKAHRVAKLKLGIIGVTVKLVPPDVILPDEVIIKEEEGKKVEEVSSVEEQ; encoded by the coding sequence ATGATCGAGAGAGTATTTATAAAGGAGCATGTTATTGAGGCACTTGTAGATGAGTACCTAAAGAACAGGTTAACTAGAGCAGGATACAGCCATATGGAGATGAAAAAAACACCTATTGGAACAAGGATTATTGTATACGCCGAAAGACCAGGTCTAGTTATTGGTAGAAGGGGTAGACTTGTAAAGGAGTTGACAGAAACAATTGCACAGGAGTTCGGTGTAGAGAATCCACAGATAGAAGTAAAACAGGTTGAAAACCCTGATTTAGATCCTGCAATTGTTGCCCAGAAGATAGCCTCTGCCCTTGAGAGGGGAATGCACTTCAGAAGAGTTGCCCACGCAGCAGTTAGAAGGGTAATGGGAGCAGGGGCTAAAGGGGTTGTAGTAATCATCTCAGGAAAGTTAACTGGAGAGAGGGCTAGAACCGAGAAGTTTATGGAAGGGTATATGAAACACTGTGGAGAGCCCTCTGAAGACCTCGTTAGGAAGGCTCACAGAGTAGCAAAGTTGAAGTTAGGTATAATTGGAGTAACTGTAAAACTTGTACCTCCAGATGTTATACTACCTGATGAGGTTATTATAAAGGAGGAGGAAGGCAAAAAGGTAGAGGAAGTAAGTAGTGTCGAAGAACAGTAA
- a CDS encoding 30S ribosomal protein S17 codes for MRNIGIDVKYPENTCDDPHCPFHGKLSVRGQIFEGIVVSDKAPRTVVVKREITKYIPKYERYEKRTSKIVAHNPPCIHAKVGDKVRIAECRPISKTKAFVVIEKIEEEK; via the coding sequence ATGAGAAACATAGGTATAGATGTGAAGTATCCAGAAAATACCTGTGACGATCCTCACTGTCCATTCCACGGCAAGTTGTCTGTAAGGGGGCAGATATTCGAAGGTATTGTAGTAAGTGATAAAGCACCTAGAACTGTTGTAGTTAAAAGGGAAATAACTAAATACATTCCAAAGTATGAAAGGTATGAAAAGAGAACCAGTAAGATAGTTGCCCATAATCCACCATGTATTCATGCAAAAGTTGGAGATAAAGTAAGAATTGCAGAATGTAGACCTATCAGTAAAACCAAGGCTTTTGTAGTTATTGAAAAGATTGAGGAAGAAAAGTAA
- a CDS encoding 50S ribosomal protein L30, translating to MAYAVVRVRGRVGVRGDISDTLKMLRLHRVNHCVIVPETDTYKGMLEKVKDYVTYGEIDKDTLIKLILKRGRLPGDRRISEEKIEELMGMSVEELSEKIIKGEILLKNTPLKPVFRLHPPRKGYDKAGIKKPFSVGGALGYRGREINKLLERMM from the coding sequence ATGGCTTATGCAGTTGTGCGAGTTAGGGGTAGGGTAGGAGTTAGAGGAGATATTAGTGATACCCTTAAGATGCTTAGACTCCACAGGGTAAATCACTGTGTAATAGTACCAGAGACAGATACTTACAAAGGTATGCTTGAGAAGGTTAAGGATTACGTAACCTATGGAGAGATAGATAAAGATACCTTGATAAAGTTGATCCTCAAGAGGGGGAGGTTACCTGGAGATAGGAGAATAAGTGAGGAGAAGATAGAGGAGTTAATGGGGATGTCTGTTGAAGAGTTATCTGAGAAGATAATAAAGGGAGAGATACTCTTAAAGAATACACCTTTAAAACCTGTATTTAGACTCCATCCTCCAAGAAAGGGGTACGACAAGGCAGGTATAAAGAAGCCCTTCTCAGTAGGAGGTGCTCTCGGATACAGAGGTAGGGAGATAAACAAACTGTTAGAGAGGATGATGTAA
- a CDS encoding 50S ribosomal protein L32e has protein sequence MSKSRLLRLKFKMKQKRPKFRRQEWHRHKRLGTSWRRPKGLQSSMRKQLKGRPAIVKIGYRSPAAVRGLHPSGLEDVLVHNVKELEKLDPQTQGARIASTVSRRKRIEIVKRAQELGIRILNISEEKITELLNYNKESKNEDDESKE, from the coding sequence ATGAGTAAGAGTAGGCTTCTAAGGTTAAAATTTAAGATGAAACAGAAAAGACCTAAATTTAGGAGACAGGAGTGGCACAGACATAAAAGGTTAGGTACCTCTTGGAGGAGACCTAAGGGCCTACAGAGTAGTATGAGAAAACAGTTGAAGGGTAGACCTGCTATAGTTAAGATAGGTTATAGATCCCCAGCTGCAGTTAGAGGATTGCATCCCTCAGGACTTGAGGATGTCCTAGTACACAACGTAAAGGAGTTGGAGAAGTTAGATCCTCAAACCCAGGGGGCGAGAATAGCCTCTACAGTAAGTAGGAGGAAGAGGATTGAAATAGTAAAGAGGGCTCAGGAGTTAGGTATAAGGATTTTAAATATATCAGAGGAGAAAATTACCGAACTCCTTAACTACAATAAGGAAAGTAAGAATGAAGATGATGAAAGTAAGGAGTAA
- the rpmC gene encoding 50S ribosomal protein L29, which yields MAILRAQEIREMSISEMKEKLMELKRELLKEYTNKATSGSPSNPGRMREIRRTIARIYTIMNEKRYKKQ from the coding sequence ATGGCAATACTAAGGGCCCAGGAAATTAGGGAGATGAGTATCTCTGAGATGAAGGAGAAGTTGATGGAGTTGAAGAGGGAACTTCTTAAGGAATACACCAACAAGGCTACTAGTGGTTCTCCTTCAAACCCAGGTAGAATGAGAGAGATAAGGAGAACAATAGCAAGAATATACACCATTATGAATGAGAAGAGATATAAAAAACAATAA
- a CDS encoding elongation factor 1-beta, giving the protein MATVIAKVKIMPVNPEVDRESLKEKIKKTVENMGIKCLNILEEPLAFGLYAIYVLVEMEEKEGGTEPLEKELSNLEDVESVDVVEVSLA; this is encoded by the coding sequence ATGGCAACAGTTATCGCAAAGGTAAAGATTATGCCAGTAAATCCTGAAGTAGATAGAGAGAGTTTGAAGGAAAAAATAAAGAAAACTGTAGAAAATATGGGAATAAAGTGCTTAAATATTTTAGAGGAGCCTTTAGCCTTTGGACTTTATGCTATCTACGTCCTGGTAGAGATGGAGGAGAAGGAAGGGGGAACTGAACCTCTAGAAAAAGAATTGAGTAATTTAGAAGATGTAGAAAGTGTAGATGTTGTAGAGGTATCTTTAGCCTAA
- the yciH gene encoding stress response translation initiation inhibitor YciH, whose product MPEICPRCGLPKELCVCEEIAKEEQKIKIYVTKRRFGKLMTIIEGIDTDLIDIKDLAKKLKDICACGGTVKKDSIELQGDQRRRVEEALIKMGFSKDTIEIR is encoded by the coding sequence ATGCCCGAGATCTGTCCAAGGTGTGGGCTACCTAAGGAACTGTGTGTATGTGAGGAAATTGCTAAGGAAGAACAAAAAATAAAAATCTACGTTACAAAGAGAAGGTTTGGGAAGTTAATGACCATTATAGAGGGTATAGACACAGACCTTATCGATATAAAAGATCTTGCAAAGAAGTTAAAAGATATCTGTGCATGTGGAGGAACTGTAAAAAAGGACTCCATAGAACTCCAGGGAGACCAGAGAAGGAGAGTAGAGGAGGCCCTTATCAAAATGGGCTTCTCCAAAGATACGATTGAAATCAGATGA
- the rpsE gene encoding 30S ribosomal protein S5, producing the protein MDRKRFNLEAWEPRTQVGRMVKEGEITDIDYILDKGLPILEPEIVDALLPDITEEVIDVALVQRMHKSGRRARFRATVVVGNKNGYVGVGMGKAKEVGPAIRKAIAQAKLSIIRVKKGCGSWECGCGRPHSIPYAVRGRCSSVKIEILPAPRGVGLVAGDVAKTVLGLAGIKDVWTKTFGDTRTTYNFAMATFDALNKLNRVRYQPEHKKLLGIAEGRTF; encoded by the coding sequence ATGGATAGAAAGAGGTTTAATCTAGAGGCCTGGGAACCTAGGACCCAGGTAGGAAGGATGGTTAAAGAGGGCGAGATTACAGATATCGACTACATATTGGATAAGGGATTACCTATCTTGGAACCTGAGATAGTGGATGCCCTCCTTCCAGATATAACAGAGGAGGTTATAGACGTTGCCCTAGTTCAGAGGATGCACAAGTCAGGTAGGAGGGCAAGGTTCAGGGCTACAGTGGTGGTAGGTAATAAGAACGGATACGTTGGAGTAGGTATGGGGAAGGCTAAGGAGGTAGGACCTGCAATTAGAAAGGCAATTGCCCAGGCGAAGTTGTCCATAATTAGGGTGAAAAAGGGATGTGGATCCTGGGAGTGTGGATGTGGAAGACCTCACTCCATCCCATACGCTGTAAGGGGCAGATGCTCCAGTGTTAAGATAGAGATACTCCCTGCTCCAAGGGGAGTGGGACTTGTTGCAGGAGATGTTGCCAAAACTGTACTTGGATTGGCAGGTATAAAGGATGTTTGGACAAAGACCTTTGGAGATACGAGAACAACATACAACTTCGCTATGGCTACCTTTGACGCCCTCAACAAGTTGAACCGTGTCAGATACCAACCAGAGCATAAAAAACTCCTTGGTATTGCAGAGGGTAGGACATTCTAA
- a CDS encoding 50S ribosomal protein L19e → MDVSTQRRMAADILDCGIERVWIDPEHLDRVKMAITKDDIRQLIKEGIIVKKQKKGISSARSKKLKEQKKKGRRRGPGSRKGAKGARTPKKRKWINTIRPLRRMLRELRDSGMIDRSTYRMLYRMAKGGAFRSRSHLKLYLEEHELLIKE, encoded by the coding sequence ATGGACGTATCAACCCAGAGAAGGATGGCTGCAGATATACTGGACTGTGGTATTGAGAGGGTATGGATAGATCCTGAGCACCTAGATAGAGTCAAGATGGCTATTACAAAGGACGATATTAGACAGTTGATCAAAGAGGGAATAATAGTTAAGAAACAGAAGAAGGGTATAAGTAGTGCAAGATCTAAGAAGTTGAAGGAGCAGAAGAAGAAGGGTAGGAGGAGAGGTCCTGGTTCAAGAAAAGGTGCTAAGGGAGCCAGAACACCTAAGAAGAGAAAGTGGATAAACACAATAAGACCTCTAAGAAGGATGCTAAGAGAACTTAGAGACAGTGGTATGATAGATAGGAGTACCTATAGAATGTTGTATAGAATGGCCAAGGGTGGAGCCTTCAGAAGTAGAAGCCACCTTAAGTTATATCTAGAGGAACATGAACTGTTGATAAAGGAGTAA